From the Williamwhitmania sp. genome, one window contains:
- the pyrE gene encoding orotate phosphoribosyltransferase: protein MKRVEKDIARDLLQINAIKLNLASPFIWASGWNSPIYCDNRKTLAYPKVRDTIRDHFCEIIREQFPNVDAIAGVATGAIAHGVLVAEKLNLPFSYIRSAPKSHGLTNLIEGEVKVGQKVVVVEDLISTGASSLAAVDALRNAGCEVLGMVAIFTYGFPQSQQAFLAANCSLITLSSYNSLIEEALEMGYIEKASMTPLAEWRNNPEIWKK from the coding sequence ATGAAAAGAGTTGAAAAGGATATTGCCCGCGATCTTTTGCAAATTAATGCAATTAAATTAAACCTTGCAAGCCCGTTTATTTGGGCTTCCGGCTGGAATTCTCCCATATACTGCGACAATAGAAAAACACTTGCCTACCCGAAGGTTAGAGACACCATTCGGGACCATTTTTGCGAGATAATTCGTGAGCAGTTCCCCAATGTTGATGCCATAGCTGGTGTGGCTACCGGAGCCATTGCCCATGGAGTTTTGGTTGCAGAGAAGCTAAATCTTCCCTTTTCCTACATCCGTTCGGCACCAAAATCGCATGGACTTACCAACCTTATTGAAGGGGAAGTGAAGGTAGGGCAAAAGGTTGTGGTGGTGGAGGATTTGATTTCTACTGGAGCCAGCAGCCTTGCTGCAGTGGATGCACTTAGGAATGCCGGTTGTGAGGTGCTAGGTATGGTTGCCATTTTCACCTATGGCTTTCCCCAATCGCAGCAGGCGTTTCTTGCGGCTAACTGCTCGCTTATAACGCTCAGCAGCTACAATTCTCTCATTGAGGAGGCGCTCGAAATGGGCTACATAGAGAAGGCGAGCATGACGCCACTGGCAGAATGGCGCAACAATCCTGAAATCTGGAAAAAATAG